The genomic window ATTCACGAATAAGGGTTTTAATTTTAAATATAGTTTATTGCTTTTTAGGATAAAATTAACACAAACAACAATCGATGAAACGGATAAATCTACGACAAAAGACTTTGAAACATCTAACTATTTCTTAATCAACTTTAAAGTTTTGACATAGTGGTTATTGAACTTTAATTTACAGAAATATAAGCCTGATTCTAAAAAACCTATATCAACATCTAATTTAACACCATCATTTACTTTATTTATGATCGTTTTTCCTAATTCATCATAGATTTCATACTCATTTATTTCTTGTGAGGATATAACTAAAAGTTTATCTGAAATAGGATTTTTAAATTTAACAGCTGGTACAAATTGGTTTTCATAAACAGATAAAGTAGATCCTTCTACTATATTTAATGTTTGGTTGACCGAAACATCATAAAAAACATCTTGCATACCGCTTAACCAAGTAACCTTTACATAATCTATTGTTGTACCTGAACCTACCCCAAAAAACTCAGATGCGCTGTTCTGACCTAGATATCCTTCACCACAAAGTGTATATCTGTATTGTTTTAGCCCATTAACACTAATTTCAATCGTAGACCCTATTCCTTGCCTATTACTAACTGTACCTTCTAATTTTACCTTTAACCAATTGTTTGAAGTTGTAGTAAGATTTTTCCATAAAAACAGGTCTTCATTACCCGAATTACTCACTACGATCTCGGGATACCCATCATTATCTATATCGCCTATGGCATTTGCATAACTTTCAAGGTTGTCATAATTAAAGCTACCATTACTAAGTAAAGAAAAGGTATCATTTGTTAGGTTTTCATAGAAAGCTGCCGACAAAAATCCAGGAACAGAACCATCAGAAGCTCCACTAACATAAAGATCTAAATCACCGTCATTCTCTGCATCTAAAAACACAGAACCCCAAGCTGTACTATTAAAAGTAGTTCCCGAAACCAATGCCATATCTGTAAAAGTTCCATTTGCATTATTTTTAAAAAGCACATTACCATCTGGTCCGTTTGTAATGTATATATCAAACCAACCATCATTATTATAATCACCTATAGTTGTACTCATAGCATCTATTGACACATTAGTACCAGAGGATTCTCCTACCTCAGTATATGTTCCGTCACCATTATTATGATACAACAGGTTTTGCGTTTGAGTCTTATCATTGGCTACGTATATATCTTGCCAACCGTCATTATCGTAATCAAAAAATGCTGAACAAAATGATAAATGACTTCCATTACCAATCCCAGTAACATCACTAACATTAGTAAAAGTTCCATCTCCATTATTTTTAAACAGATAATTTGGAATCTGAAAATTAACATCCCTATTGCTTAAAAAGACATCTAAATAACCATCATTATTATAGTCTCCCCAAGAAGAGCCATAAGTAAATATATTTGGCACTGGCAGACCTGACGAAGTAGTAACATCTGTTAATGAGTTGTTATTATTTTGATAAAGCCTATTGCCTTCTGTATCACTAGTTACATACAAATCATAGTCTCCGTCGTTATCATAGTCGACCCAAATAGGCTGCCTTTGTTGATATGTATTATTAGGCACTAGGCTTGTTTCTAGAATAAAGAATCCACCAGATGTATTTTTATAGATTAATAGGTTTTGAGAATCTTCTGTGGCTAATGTTATATCATCCCAACCATCATTATTATAGTCAAAAAAAGAAATACCACCTCCCAAGTCTATTATACCACACGAATCACCTACTCCACGCGCAGAAGCCTGATTTTGAAAATTTATTTGCGCACAAATTGATGAACATAAAAAAAAGAAAACTACCTGAGTTATGTAATTTGCAAACCTATACATTGAATAGCAATTTTACCCACCATCTAAACATAAGGTATTATCATTTGTTTAACAAAAAAAGCGCAACTTTTTTAAAGTTACGCCTCAATTATTAAATTATATGCTTATTTCACCTTATTCTGTTGTGAATTTCTCCATTACAGCGTCACTTACTCCCATATTACTAAATCCACCATCATTATATAAATTTTGAAGCGTTACACGACGTGTTAAGTCACTAAACAACGTAACAGTATAATTAGCACAATCCATTGCTGTTGCATTACCTAATGGAGACATTTTTTCTGCATAAGAAATAAAGCCATCAAATCCTTTTACACCACTACCTGCTGTTGTTGGTGTTGGTGATTGCGAAATTGTATTTACACGCACTTTTTTATCACGACCGAAGAAATAACCAAAACTACGCGCAATACTTTCTAAGTAAGCTTTATTATCTGCCATATCATTGTAATCTGGAAATACACGTTGTGCGGCCATATAAGTTAGCGCAACAATGCTTCCCCATTCGTTCATAGCGTCTGCCTTGTATAATGTCTGCATTACCTTATGAAATGACATTGCTGAAACATCAGTTCCCTTTTGGGTCCAATCGTATTTTTGATCTGTGTAATGTCTACCTTTTCTAACATTGATAGACATACCTATAGAGTGCAAAACAAAATCTATTTTTCCTCCTAAAATCTCCATTGATTTTTCTACAAGGTTCTGTAAATCTTCTTCTGATGTTGCATCCGCAGGAATTATTTGAGAACCTGTTTTTTCTGCCAATGCATTAATTTGTCCCATACGCATTGCTACAGGAGCATTAGTTAACACAAACTCACCACCTTCTTCATGTACGCGCTCAGCAGTTTTCCATGCTATTGAGTTTTCATCAAGAGCTCCAAAAATGATTCCTTTTTTTCCTTTTAATAAGTTATACATAGTGTATTATTTTAGTCAGTTTTAATGCTGTAAATATAGTATTAATTCAACAATTGCTTTGCATGAGCCATGGCAGATTCTGTAATATCCGCTCCACCCAACATTTGCGCTATTTCAACAATACGTTCTTCTTCTGTCAATCGTTTTAAGTTAGTCTCGGTAATATCGTTGTTATCTGTTTTATATACTTTGAAATGCGAATTCCCTTTGGCTGCTATTTGCGGTAAATGAGTAATAGCAAATACTTGCATTCTTCCGCTCATATGCTTCATAATATCTCCCATCTTATTTGAAATTTCTCCAGACACTCCTGTATCAATTTCATCAAACATAATAGACGGTAACTGAATATATTCTGATAAAATTGATTTAATTGCCAACATTATCCTAGATAATTCACCACCTGATGCCGATTTCTTCAATTCATTATAACTAGAACCTTTATTAGCCATAAACAAAAACTGTAAATTATCTTTTCCGTTTGGTAAGAAACGTTCAGAATTTGTTAATTCAATTTTAAACTTAGCATTTGGCATTCCTAAATCCGAAAGCAAATTTTCTAGCTTTTGGATTAAGATTGGCAACACAGATTGTCGTTTTTTAGAAATTTGATCTACTAATTTATTTAGCTCTTTTTGAAGATTAGATATTTCGTCTTCCTTTGCTTTAATAGCCTCATCTAAACCTTCTGTATCAGATACTTTTGATGCTAATTCATTCTTAATAGAAATTAAATCTTCGATTTGAGAAACAGCATGCTTTTGAAACAGGTTGTTAATAATTTGAAGTTGAGAATTTATACGATCTAATTCTTGTGGATCTGTTGACAAAGCTTCTTCCAAATCATCTAACTCTACCAATAAATCATCTAATTCTATATGAACACTTGCAATTCGCTCAGCAATGGCTTCATAAGCTTTTCCAAAACCTGAGATTTTATTAAGCTCTTGTTTTATGGTATTTAACTGATCGACAACTCCTTGTTCTTCTAAGCTTAGAATACCCTTGGCATTGGCAAGCTTCTCTCCTATTACTTCTACATTATTAAGTTGCTCGTATTGCGTTTCTAAATCTTCAAGATTGATAGATTCTAACTTAATTTCATTAAGCTCATTCACTAAAAAGAGATTGTAATCATACTCTTTTATTAGTTCTGCTTTTGAATCCATTAAAGCCTGTAAAGACTTTTGTAGTGCTCTATACTCTTGCAGCTTTTTTGAAAACACCTCCAGATTTTCTTTGTTATCAGCAAGAGCATCTATAACCCTAAACTGATAATCGTTTTCCATCAATTGTTGTGTTTGATGTTGCGAGTGAATATCTATAAGATGTGAACTCAATTCAGACAAACTATCTAGCGTTGCTGGTGTATCATTTATAAAAGCACGAGATTTACCAGATGGTAAAATTTCTCTTCTAATAATGGTTTGCACATCATAATCTAAATCTAATTCTGTAAACAGGGATTTTAAGTTATAGTTAGCAATATCAAAACTTGCTTCGATTATACATTTTTCATCTTTATCCTTTACCTGGCTTAAATCTGCACGTTTACCCAAAACCAATGATAAACCGCCTAGCAGAATTGATTTACCAGCACCAGTTTCTCCAGTAATAATGGTCAACCCATTATTAAACTGAACATTGAGCTCATCTATTAGAGCGTAATTTTTTATGTAAAGAGAGGTTAGCAAAAATCTATAATTTGTTTTTACAAAAATATAGAATCTCAGTTAAGTTGAGAATGGCTATTCAAAAAATAAACAGAAAATTAAAACTTAATTTTTCGCCATTTCTGAGAATGCATTGGCGCAATTTTATTGAGAATATCTACCGCTTCTACAATATTAACACTTGGTCCTCCTGAAAGCACATCCATAATTTCATCTGATTTAGCATCAAAAAACACACGCATTAAATAAGAATTTGGACGTCTTCTATGTATGTTTTGGAGTTCGGATAATGTAGAAATAATCTTAGACTTTCCTTTTTTGGTATCTTCTGCCATAACATCCATACCTTCTATATGGTAGCTATACATGGTAGATCGTATCTCTTTAAATGTTGGCGATAACAAATTATCAATTAAAGCAAAACGCGATTGCAAACCATCTTCTAGCTTCCAACCTTGGCCATTTAACTGTTGCGAATAATTGGCTATAGTTTGCGCCTGAGCAAAATATTCATCTCCTCCATTTAATGCAAAAGAATCCGCATCCATACCTAAAATCATAAATACATGAAAGGAAAGTACTGACACTAAATTAGATTCAAATTGTAATGGATTAAATACCAAATTCTGATATTCTATATATTGAAAATTGAAGTCTTTATCGTTGTAATTATATACAGGCGAACTGTACGTAGAATTAAAAACCGGTCTTGATGAAGATACCTGTAAAGTGGCACTAAAACTGTCATTTTCATAGCCAGTTACATTAATAACCATACTACAGTTAATACGCTCTTCTGCTCCAAAGCTCTTTTCAGTCCATTTAGTGTTATTTATAAACTCGTTAAGCTGTTTTTCTAATGTTTTAAATACAACATTATTATCGTTACCTGTTTGCTGAGCAATAACATTAACGGTACAATTCAACTCTTGCGAAAACGCAACGACTGAGAATAAAAAGGCGAATAAAACTAATAATCTACGCA from Winogradskyella sp. MH6 includes these protein-coding regions:
- a CDS encoding FG-GAP-like repeat-containing protein; translated protein: MYRFANYITQVVFFFLCSSICAQINFQNQASARGVGDSCGIIDLGGGISFFDYNNDGWDDITLATEDSQNLLIYKNTSGGFFILETSLVPNNTYQQRQPIWVDYDNDGDYDLYVTSDTEGNRLYQNNNNSLTDVTTSSGLPVPNIFTYGSSWGDYNNDGYLDVFLSNRDVNFQIPNYLFKNNGDGTFTNVSDVTGIGNGSHLSFCSAFFDYDNDGWQDIYVANDKTQTQNLLYHNNGDGTYTEVGESSGTNVSIDAMSTTIGDYNNDGWFDIYITNGPDGNVLFKNNANGTFTDMALVSGTTFNSTAWGSVFLDAENDGDLDLYVSGASDGSVPGFLSAAFYENLTNDTFSLLSNGSFNYDNLESYANAIGDIDNDGYPEIVVSNSGNEDLFLWKNLTTTSNNWLKVKLEGTVSNRQGIGSTIEISVNGLKQYRYTLCGEGYLGQNSASEFFGVGSGTTIDYVKVTWLSGMQDVFYDVSVNQTLNIVEGSTLSVYENQFVPAVKFKNPISDKLLVISSQEINEYEIYDELGKTIINKVNDGVKLDVDIGFLESGLYFCKLKFNNHYVKTLKLIKK
- a CDS encoding enoyl-ACP reductase FabI; translation: MYNLLKGKKGIIFGALDENSIAWKTAERVHEEGGEFVLTNAPVAMRMGQINALAEKTGSQIIPADATSEEDLQNLVEKSMEILGGKIDFVLHSIGMSINVRKGRHYTDQKYDWTQKGTDVSAMSFHKVMQTLYKADAMNEWGSIVALTYMAAQRVFPDYNDMADNKAYLESIARSFGYFFGRDKKVRVNTISQSPTPTTAGSGVKGFDGFISYAEKMSPLGNATAMDCANYTVTLFSDLTRRVTLQNLYNDGGFSNMGVSDAVMEKFTTE
- the recN gene encoding DNA repair protein RecN; amino-acid sequence: MLTSLYIKNYALIDELNVQFNNGLTIITGETGAGKSILLGGLSLVLGKRADLSQVKDKDEKCIIEASFDIANYNLKSLFTELDLDYDVQTIIRREILPSGKSRAFINDTPATLDSLSELSSHLIDIHSQHQTQQLMENDYQFRVIDALADNKENLEVFSKKLQEYRALQKSLQALMDSKAELIKEYDYNLFLVNELNEIKLESINLEDLETQYEQLNNVEVIGEKLANAKGILSLEEQGVVDQLNTIKQELNKISGFGKAYEAIAERIASVHIELDDLLVELDDLEEALSTDPQELDRINSQLQIINNLFQKHAVSQIEDLISIKNELASKVSDTEGLDEAIKAKEDEISNLQKELNKLVDQISKKRQSVLPILIQKLENLLSDLGMPNAKFKIELTNSERFLPNGKDNLQFLFMANKGSSYNELKKSASGGELSRIMLAIKSILSEYIQLPSIMFDEIDTGVSGEISNKMGDIMKHMSGRMQVFAITHLPQIAAKGNSHFKVYKTDNNDITETNLKRLTEEERIVEIAQMLGGADITESAMAHAKQLLN
- a CDS encoding DUF4835 family protein; amino-acid sequence: MRRLLVLFAFLFSVVAFSQELNCTVNVIAQQTGNDNNVVFKTLEKQLNEFINNTKWTEKSFGAEERINCSMVINVTGYENDSFSATLQVSSSRPVFNSTYSSPVYNYNDKDFNFQYIEYQNLVFNPLQFESNLVSVLSFHVFMILGMDADSFALNGGDEYFAQAQTIANYSQQLNGQGWKLEDGLQSRFALIDNLLSPTFKEIRSTMYSYHIEGMDVMAEDTKKGKSKIISTLSELQNIHRRRPNSYLMRVFFDAKSDEIMDVLSGGPSVNIVEAVDILNKIAPMHSQKWRKIKF